In one Juglans regia cultivar Chandler chromosome 11, Walnut 2.0, whole genome shotgun sequence genomic region, the following are encoded:
- the LOC109008146 gene encoding NADH dehydrogenase [ubiquinone] iron-sulfur protein 4, mitochondrial-like: MASSLQRSLNIARAYRSAFVPATRSLSSEALVELKPSEVGMVSGIPEEHLRRRVIIYSPARTATQQGSGKVGRWKINFLSTQKWENPLMGWTSTGDPYANVGEAGLSFDSEEAAKAFAEKHGWEYVVKKRHTPLLKAKSYADNFKWKGPPKTRAD; the protein is encoded by the exons ATGGCGAGCTCTCTGCAACGGAGCCTCAATATCGCTCGTGCTTATCGATCGGCTTTCGTACCAGCGACGAGATCGTTATCTTCGGAGGCATTGGTGGAGCTCAAGCCCAGTGAGGTCGGCATGGTTTCTGGAATCCCAGAAGAACACCTTCGAAGAAGG GTCATAATTTACTCACCTGCTCGAACTGCAACTCAACAAGGCTCTGGGAAAGTTGGGAGATGGAAAATTAATTTTCTGTCTACTCAGAA GTGGGAAAATCCATTGATGGGTTGGACATCCACAGGGGATCCATATGCCAATGTTGGTGAGGCAGGACTTAGTTTTGATAGTGAAGAAGCTGCTAAAGCATTTGCTGAGAAACATGGTTGGGAATACGTG GTCAAGAAGCGTCATACGCCTCTTTTAAAG GCGAAGTCATACGCTGACAACTTCAAATGGAAGGGGCCCCCGAAGACTCGGGCtgattaa
- the LOC109008069 gene encoding exocyst complex component EXO70I-like, with translation MALHEDDSVLDKLELACSDLKNLLQTSAKMDESLEQMDEKFDRIDETLSTALRRVAPLQSLAMATKALDTRISRAVTPALALLDSFKLSESLQDKLLELSSSLSAEETPKKRLKKLLTYLDCVDQLNAAINAISQDGEPVIQKLQEVVEFLSRTKATDQYRTLTLRETLITLKALYETEVDAMKFDGLLDEALLNMQDEYESILLRLKHQNIGELQVDGESEIVASDLGTDLEIQVLQRISGTLAANDCLDICIGIFVKVRYRRAAKALMRLNPEYLRTRTPEQIDEMEWETLETAITLWIQHLEVAVKTVLISEKKLCSRVLGKIMDGVVWPECFVKIADKIMAVFFRFGEGVARSRKEPHKLFKFLDMFDSLEKLKPEFSNTFDGEAGADICTRFRELTKLLVHATSKVFWEFGLKIEGNSDGLPPPQDGSVPKLVRYAINFLKYLATDNYRAPMGMVLRTEQIWKAGIRSKPEMDDDLLKYAITNVMDALQRNVESKRSRYRDNILPHIFAVNTYWYIYMRTRSTELGLLLGEPYIKDTYKAIAEESAYMYQKQAWGPLVRLLDREDLKRVQSKEAMGNLARVKMETFMKGLDEMSQGHRESYSIVDLDLREQIKKATVKLVMPAYTDFVNTFSDVLQGKLYVSPQPMQVLLGQIFDGGDVKLKRRDSKDWVARDTSGSIEREIRGFRRSRSNTSEV, from the exons ATGGCACTCCATGAAGATGATTCAGTGCTCGATAAACTGGAGTTAGCGTGTTCGGATTTGAAAAATCTGCTGCAAACATCGGCCAAAATGGACGAAAGCCTCGAACAGATGGACGAGAAGTTTGACCGTATAGATGAAACACTTTCGACTGCCTTGAGAAGAGTGGCTCCTTTACAATCTTTGGCGATGGCCACGAAAGCCCTCGATACACGAATCAGCCGCGCTGTCACTCCCGCTCTTGCTCTCCTCGACAGCTTCAAACTCTCGGAGTCTCTACAGGACAAGCTCCTCGAGCTCTCATCCAGTCTTTCGGCCGAGGAAACACCCAAGAAAAGGCTCAAGAAACTTCTCACATATCTGGACTGTGTTGATCAGTTGAATGCGGCCATAAACGCGATTAGCCAAGACGGAGAGCCGGTGATACAAAAGCTTCAAGAAGTGGTGGAGTTCTTGAGCAGGACCAAGGCCACGGATCAGTACAGGACGCTTACGCTCAGAGAGACCCTGATTACTCTCAAAGCTCTCTATGAAACTGAGGTCGATGCGATGAAATTTGATGGGCTGCTTGATGAGGCTCTATTGAATATGCAGGACGAGTATGAGAGCATATTGCTGCGTTTAAAGCATCAAAATATAGGGGAGTTGCAAGTTGATGGAGAATCTGAGATAGTGGCATCTGATTTGGGTACAGATCTGGAAATTCAAGTTCTTCAACGAATTTCCGGAACCCTGGCTGCCAATGATTGTTTAGACATATGTATTGGCATCTTTGTCAAG GTGAGATACAGAAGGGCAGCCAAAGCACTGATGAGGCTAAACCCAGAGTACCTAAGAACACGCACACCAGAACAAATTGATGAGATGGAGTGGGAGACCTTGGAGACAGCAATAACCCTCTGGATTCAACACTTGGAAGTCGCAGTAAAAACCGTGCTCATCTCAGAAAAGAAACTGTGCAGCCGAGTTCTGGGAAAAATCATGGACGGCGTGGTCTGGCCAGAATGCTTCGTTAAGATCGCTGATAAAATCATGGCAGTCTTCTTCCGGTTCGGGGAGGGCGTAGCCAGGAGCAGAAAAGAGCCTCATAAGCTGTTCAAATTCTTGGACATGTTCGACTCCTTGGAAAAACTTAAACCCGAGTTCTCAAATACCTTCGATGGCGAAGCCGGGGCCGATATCTGTACGCGGTTCCGAGAACTCACAAAGCTCCTTGTTCACGCAACAAGCAAAGTGTTTTGGGAATTTGGCCTCAAAATTGAAGGCAATTCGGATGGTCTTCCTCCACCACAGGACGGCTCAGTCCCGAAACTGGTCCGATACGCCATAAACTTCCTCAAATACCTGGCGACTGACAATTACAGAGCACCCATGGGCATGGTTCTCCGAACAGAGCAAATATGGAAAGCTGGGATTCGGTCAAAACCCGAAATGGACGACGATTTACTCAAGTACGCCATTACCAACGTCATGGACGCTCTTCAAAGAAACGTCGAAAGCAAAAGGTCGCGCTACAGGGACAACATTCTCCCCCACATATTCGCTGTGAACACGTACTGGTACATTTACATGAGGACCAGAAGCACCGAGCTAGGCCTACTTCTGGGAGAGCCATATATTAAAGACACGTACAAGGCGATTGCCGAGGAATCGGCTTACATGTATCAGAAGCAAGCTTGGGGGCCTCTCGTGAGGCTGTTGGATAGGGAAGATTTGAAGAGGGTGCAGAGCAAGGAGGCGATGGGAAATTTAGCGAGAGTAAAAATGGAGACTTTTATGAAGGGTCTGGACGAGATGTCGCAGGGGCACAGAGAGTCTTATAGCATTGTTGATTTGGATTTGAGGGAGCAGATCAAGAAAGCCACTGTGAAGCTTGTGATGCCGGCTTACACCGATTTCGTGAACACGTTCTCTGACGTGTTGCAGGGGAAATTGTATGTCAGCCCGCAGCCGATGCAAGTGTTGCTAGGTCAGATCTTTGACGGTGGTGATGTAAAGTTGAAGAGGCGGGATTCCAAAGATTGGGTGGCTAGGGATACTTCAGGATCTATTGAGCGGGAGATCAGGGGTTTTAGACGGTCCAGATCTAACACTAGTGAAGTGTGA
- the LOC109007715 gene encoding myb-like protein X produces the protein MSLHFILLCDALFPLNRRRCCSLCVVGFSMEEVEKETRKYPSLPSNYVTLAQLHERWLEEKELIQKEKEQKEEEERQRKLQLQKLEEEEQQQKRKLERLKGGRGIDYKPIHWNWKAKEKIEPREEEQLEVTHHTAQPTRAVGEKESAPARRKGGSKGAKGAIRRIENADRAAEIERSLGDFSTNGDKGNAHLIMVSKSKGTTNEFRPRRENADRTAVNEREVGDFSTNDVKDNPPARRSGESKGARSRLLWTNENAHRTAENEREAGNFFLTNGGKEDAPLRRSGKLTGTTNELRPRRKKPNRTAENEREVGGFSTNDVKENPPAIRNGKSKNKSWRMRENADRTVKNEREAGGFSLAIGVNSETTRLEAGDSLTVIVKRGNNASGSRNGESKGDWSRSRRTRENADPTAENEREVGDLSTNGEKGVCSSEFRPMAENDDRTCVIEEKLGDSSTNGEKEGCSSEFRPYRENADPTAEIERDLGHFSMNGKNEKGNVTATRPNTGKYHGNRKYKGYSVARQRGNGEYRAYGKVGGQREEWKASGAGMVWVRKGELSDGPSTGNWNG, from the coding sequence ATGTCACTTCACTTTATATTGCTCTGCGACGCTCTATTTCCACTAAATCGTAGACGCTGCTGCAGTCTCTGCGTGGTGGGGTTTTCAATGGAGGAGGTGGAGAAGGAGACGAGGAAGTATCCGTCTCTGCCTTCCAACTACGTAACGCTTGCTCAACTCCATGAACGCTGGCTCGAAGAGAAAGAACTGATACAGAAAGAGAAGGagcaaaaagaggaagaagaacgaCAGCGAAAGCTTCAGCTGCAAAAgctagaggaagaagaacagCAGCAGAAGCGAAAGCTTGAGCGTCTTAAGGGAGGGCGCGGCATCGATTACAAGCCGATACATTGGAATTGGAAGGCAAAGGAGAAGATTGAACCTAGGGAAGAGGAACAGCTGGAGGTGACGCACCATACGGCACAACCAACGCGCGCGGTTGGTGAGAAGGAGAGTGCTCCGGCTAGAAGAAAAGGTGGATCGAAAGGAGCGAAGGGCGCAATCAGGCGGATAGAGAACGCCGATCGAGCGGCTGAGATTGAACGGAGCCTTGGGGATTTCTCAACGAATGGCGATAAGGGGAATGCCCATTTAATAATGGTCAGTAAATCGAAGGGAACGACGAACGAATTCAGGCCGAGGAGAGAGAACGCCGATCGGACGGCTGTGAATGAACGGGAAGTTGGGGATTTCTCAACGAATGACGTGAAGGACAATCCTCCGGCTAGAAGGAGCGGTGAATCGAAGGGAGCGAGGAGTAGACTGCTGTGGACGAATGAGAACGCCCATCGGACGGCAGAGAATGAACGGGAAGCCGGGAATTTCTTCTTAACGAATGGCGGGAAGGAGGACGCTCCTTTGAGAAGAAGCGGTAAACTGACGGGAACGACGAACGAACTCAGGCCGAGGAGAAAGAAGCCCAATCGGACGGCCGAGAATGAACGGGAAGTTGGGGGTTTCTCAACGAATGACGTGAAGGAGAATCCTCCGGCGATTCGGAACGGCAAATCGAAGAATAAGTCGTGGCGGATGAGAGAGAACGCCGATCGGACGGTGAAAAATGAACGGGAAGCTGGGGGTTTCTCCTTAGCGATAGGCGTGAACAGCGAGACAACAAGGCTTGAAGCTGGGGACTCCTTAACGGTGATCGTTAAGCGAGGCAACAATGCCTCGGGATCAAGAAACGGTGAATCGAAGGGAGATTGGAGCAGATCTAGGCGAACGAGAGAGAATGCCGATCCGACGGCTGAGAATGAACGAGAAGTTGGGGATTTATCAACTAATGGCGAGAAGGGAGTATGCTCCAGCGAATTCAGGCCGATGGCAGAGAACGACGATCGGACTTGTGTGATTGAAGAGAAACTGGGGGATTCCTCAACGAATGGCGAGAAGGAAGGTTGCTCCAGCGAATTCAGGCCGTATAGAGAGAACGCTGATCCGACGGCGGAGATTGAACGGGACCTTGGGCATTTCTCAATGAATGGTAAGAATGAAAAAGGAAACGTTACAGCGACGAGGCCGAACACTGGTAAGTATCACGGTAACAGGAAGTACAAGGGATACTCTGTTGCTAGGCAGCGCGGTAACGGGGAGTACAGGGCATATGGAAAGGTTGGTGGTCAACGGGAAGAATGGAAGGCAAGTGGTGCTGGAATGGTCTGGGTTAGGAAAGGAGAGCTTTCTGATGGTCCAAGCACGGGGAATTGGAATGGTTGA